Proteins from a genomic interval of Brucella intermedia LMG 3301:
- a CDS encoding esterase-like activity of phytase family protein, which translates to MKAPLAALFLALATSAVAHEMPKPELIGAFTLPTGLKIGGVEFGGISGLDYDPRADVYYAISDDRSENAPARFYKLKLAIDGSGMQSLDILETVTLLDKAGKPFALKDVDPESIRFNTATGTIYWSSEGDRNGRPFVGEAKTDGSFIREFALPEAYIPDEGRTRGIRNNLSFESLTITPDGKTLLAGTENALVQDGDKATLDHGSRSRIIAFDLASGNVTAQYAYDTGPIFTKATEPPFWNDNGMSEFVADGNDLLTVERSFAMGVGNRITLYRASFDGASNVKDVPSLASEPVTPLSKQLLLQLDEGDFGLDIDNIEAVTFGPVVDGKRTLVLASDNNFSHGQVSQFIALKLP; encoded by the coding sequence ATGAAAGCACCTCTTGCTGCACTGTTTCTCGCCCTTGCAACCAGCGCCGTTGCGCATGAAATGCCCAAGCCCGAACTGATCGGCGCTTTCACCCTGCCCACCGGCCTGAAAATCGGCGGCGTCGAATTCGGCGGAATATCCGGCCTCGACTACGACCCGCGTGCAGATGTCTATTACGCCATATCCGACGACCGTTCGGAAAACGCGCCAGCGCGCTTTTACAAGCTCAAGCTCGCCATCGACGGTTCCGGCATGCAGAGCCTCGATATTCTGGAAACGGTTACGCTTCTGGACAAGGCGGGCAAACCATTTGCACTGAAGGACGTGGACCCGGAAAGCATCCGCTTCAATACGGCCACCGGCACCATCTACTGGTCGAGCGAAGGCGACAGGAATGGCAGACCGTTTGTCGGCGAAGCAAAGACCGATGGCAGCTTCATCCGCGAATTTGCCTTGCCGGAAGCTTACATTCCCGACGAGGGCAGGACACGCGGCATCCGCAACAATCTTTCCTTTGAAAGCCTGACGATCACACCTGACGGCAAGACGCTTCTGGCCGGTACTGAAAACGCGCTGGTACAGGACGGGGACAAGGCGACGCTCGACCATGGCAGCCGCTCGCGCATCATCGCCTTCGATCTCGCATCAGGCAATGTGACGGCGCAATATGCCTATGACACCGGCCCGATCTTCACCAAGGCGACTGAGCCGCCCTTCTGGAACGATAACGGCATGTCGGAATTCGTTGCCGATGGAAACGATCTCCTCACCGTCGAGCGCTCCTTCGCCATGGGCGTGGGCAACCGGATCACGCTCTATCGCGCATCCTTCGATGGCGCCAGCAATGTGAAAGACGTTCCGTCGCTCGCCAGCGAGCCGGTAACGCCGCTGTCAAAGCAGCTCCTCCTCCAGCTCGACGAAGGCGATTTCGGCCTCGACATCGACAATATCGAGGCCGTCACCTTCGGGCCGGTGGTGGACGGGAAGAGGACGCTGGTCCTCGCTTCCGACAACAATTTCAGCCACGGACAGGTTTCGCAGTTCATCGCCCTGAAGCTGCCCTGA
- a CDS encoding nitrate reductase subunit alpha yields MSLLLDRLNFLARKNVGTFSEGHGVTTNENRDWEDAYRKRWQHDKIVRSTHGVNCTGSCSWKVYVKGGIITWETQQTDYPRTRADLPNHEPRGCSRGASYSWYVYSANRVKYPLIRSRLLKLWRKERALKTPVGAWAAIQQDPAKRADYMKVRGLGGFVRATWEEVNEIIAAANAYTAKTYGPDRVIGFSPIPAMSMVSYAAGSRYLSLLGGVCMSFYDWYCDLPPASPMTWGEQTDVPESADWYNAGFLMLWGSNVPQTRTPDAHFYTEVRYKGTKSVVVSPDYSEAAKFADLWLHPKQGTDAALAMALGHVILREYHLDRQVPYFEDYCRKYSDFPMLVMLSKKDGRYVPDRFLRASDLKDDLGEANNPDWKTVAFDTRSGTYVAPQGSIGFRWGDDGQWNLEEKDGRGKDVELAKSFIAAGAHDAVADVAFPYFGNREHDYFEGTDHDSVLVRKVPARKLKLKKGEVLVATVFDLFAANYGLDRGLGDENSARSYDEGLPYTPAWAEKITGVPRDQIIAVAREFATNAEKTNGRSMVILGAGLNHWYHMDMNYRGIINMLVMCGCIGQSGGGWSHYVGQEKLRPQTGWTALAFALDWNRPPRHMNSTSFFYAHTDQWRYETVKVQDILSPTAPEGAWEGTMIDYNIRAERMGWLPSAPQLQTNPLELAREAAAAGKEPKDFIANALKNGTVTMSCEDPDHEANWPRNMFVWRSNLLGSSGKGHEYFLKHLLGTSNGLLGKDLGQEGAQESREAVWHENAPEGKLDLLVTLDFRMSTTCVYSDIVLPTATWYEKNDLNTSDMHPFIHPLSSAADPAWEARSDWDIFKGIAKKFSEVAPEVLGVEKDIVLVPTLHDTAGELAQPKDVLDWKKGEVEPIPGKTMPSVVVVERDYPNLYKRYTSVGPLLDKLGNGGKGISWNTEHEVELLGKLNGRVHEPGATEGRPRIYTDVDATEVILSLAPETNGEVAVKAWEALSKFTGRDHTHLALPKEDEKIRYRDIVAQPRKIISSPTWSGLESEHVCYNAGYTNVHELIPWRTLTGRQQLYQDHLWMRAFGEGFCVYRPPIDTKTVNPAIREKADGQPHLVLNFITPHQKWGIHSTYTDNLLMLTLNRGGPVVWISEPDAAKAGIVDNDWVEVYNANGAIVARAVVSQRMKDGTIFMYHAQEKIVNTPGSPLTGQRGGIHNSVTRIITKPTHMIGGYAHQSYGFNYYGTVGANRDEFVVVRKLDHVDWMEGPLEEGNRNSAVKEAAE; encoded by the coding sequence ATGAGTCTACTCCTCGATCGCCTGAACTTTCTTGCGCGCAAGAATGTCGGCACCTTCTCGGAGGGCCATGGCGTCACCACCAACGAAAACCGTGACTGGGAAGACGCCTATCGCAAGCGCTGGCAGCACGACAAGATCGTGCGCTCCACCCATGGCGTGAACTGCACCGGCTCCTGCTCGTGGAAGGTCTACGTCAAGGGCGGCATCATCACCTGGGAAACCCAGCAGACGGACTATCCGCGCACCCGCGCCGATCTTCCGAACCACGAACCGCGCGGCTGTTCGCGCGGGGCAAGCTATAGCTGGTATGTCTATTCGGCCAACCGCGTGAAATATCCGCTGATCCGCTCGCGCCTCCTGAAACTGTGGCGCAAGGAACGTGCGCTGAAAACGCCGGTCGGAGCTTGGGCTGCGATCCAGCAGGACCCGGCCAAGCGCGCCGACTATATGAAGGTGCGCGGTCTCGGCGGCTTCGTTCGCGCCACGTGGGAAGAAGTCAACGAGATCATCGCAGCCGCCAATGCCTATACGGCCAAGACATACGGCCCGGACCGCGTGATCGGCTTCTCGCCGATCCCGGCCATGTCGATGGTGTCCTATGCGGCGGGTTCGCGTTACCTGTCGCTGCTCGGCGGCGTCTGCATGTCGTTCTATGACTGGTATTGCGACCTGCCGCCCGCGTCACCCATGACATGGGGCGAACAGACCGACGTGCCGGAATCGGCAGACTGGTACAATGCGGGCTTCCTGATGCTCTGGGGTTCCAACGTGCCGCAGACCCGCACGCCGGATGCGCATTTCTATACGGAAGTGCGCTACAAGGGCACCAAGTCGGTCGTGGTCTCGCCCGACTATTCGGAAGCCGCAAAGTTCGCCGACCTCTGGCTGCACCCGAAGCAGGGCACCGACGCCGCCCTTGCCATGGCGCTTGGCCATGTGATCCTGCGCGAATACCATCTCGACCGGCAGGTTCCCTATTTCGAGGATTATTGCCGCAAATATTCCGACTTCCCGATGCTGGTCATGCTCTCGAAGAAGGACGGACGCTACGTGCCGGACCGCTTCCTGCGCGCCTCGGACCTGAAGGACGATCTGGGCGAGGCCAACAATCCCGACTGGAAGACGGTCGCCTTTGATACGAGATCGGGTACCTATGTTGCCCCGCAGGGCTCCATCGGCTTCCGCTGGGGCGATGACGGCCAGTGGAACCTTGAAGAAAAGGATGGCCGGGGTAAGGATGTGGAACTCGCCAAGAGTTTCATTGCGGCGGGCGCGCACGATGCCGTCGCCGATGTGGCGTTCCCTTATTTCGGCAATCGCGAGCACGATTATTTTGAAGGCACCGACCATGACAGCGTGCTGGTGCGCAAGGTCCCGGCCCGCAAGCTCAAGCTGAAGAAGGGCGAAGTGCTGGTCGCGACCGTGTTCGACCTGTTCGCCGCCAATTACGGCCTCGATCGCGGGCTTGGCGACGAGAACTCCGCCAGGTCCTATGACGAGGGCCTGCCCTATACACCGGCCTGGGCGGAGAAGATCACGGGCGTCCCGCGCGACCAGATCATTGCCGTCGCCCGCGAATTTGCAACCAATGCCGAAAAGACCAATGGCCGTTCCATGGTCATTCTCGGTGCCGGTCTCAACCACTGGTACCACATGGACATGAACTATCGCGGCATCATCAACATGCTGGTGATGTGCGGCTGCATCGGCCAGTCGGGCGGCGGCTGGAGCCATTATGTGGGACAGGAAAAGCTGCGCCCGCAGACCGGCTGGACCGCGCTTGCCTTCGCGCTGGACTGGAACCGTCCGCCGCGCCACATGAACTCCACCTCGTTCTTCTATGCGCATACCGACCAGTGGCGCTACGAGACCGTGAAGGTGCAGGACATCCTTTCGCCCACCGCGCCCGAGGGGGCGTGGGAAGGCACGATGATCGACTACAACATCCGCGCCGAACGGATGGGCTGGCTGCCTTCCGCGCCGCAGCTCCAGACCAACCCGCTGGAGCTTGCCAGAGAGGCAGCCGCAGCGGGCAAGGAGCCGAAGGACTTCATCGCGAATGCCTTGAAGAACGGCACTGTCACCATGTCCTGCGAGGACCCGGACCACGAGGCCAACTGGCCGCGCAACATGTTCGTCTGGCGCTCGAACCTGCTCGGTTCGTCGGGCAAGGGGCATGAATATTTCCTGAAGCACCTGCTCGGCACGTCCAACGGCTTGCTTGGCAAGGATCTGGGACAGGAAGGCGCGCAGGAAAGCCGCGAGGCCGTGTGGCATGAGAATGCGCCGGAAGGAAAGCTCGACCTTCTGGTCACGCTCGATTTCCGCATGTCCACGACCTGCGTCTATTCCGATATCGTTCTGCCGACTGCCACCTGGTACGAAAAGAACGACCTCAATACCTCCGACATGCATCCCTTCATCCATCCGTTGTCGAGTGCCGCCGACCCGGCATGGGAAGCACGCAGCGACTGGGACATCTTCAAGGGCATCGCGAAGAAGTTCTCGGAAGTGGCGCCGGAAGTGCTGGGCGTCGAGAAGGACATCGTTCTGGTGCCGACCCTGCATGACACGGCGGGCGAACTGGCGCAGCCCAAGGATGTTCTCGACTGGAAGAAGGGCGAAGTCGAGCCGATCCCCGGCAAGACCATGCCATCGGTCGTGGTCGTGGAGCGCGATTATCCGAACCTCTACAAGCGCTATACCTCCGTCGGGCCGCTTCTGGACAAGCTTGGCAATGGCGGCAAGGGCATCTCGTGGAACACCGAGCATGAGGTCGAGCTTCTCGGCAAGCTGAACGGCAGGGTTCATGAGCCGGGCGCAACCGAAGGGCGTCCGCGCATCTATACCGATGTCGACGCAACCGAGGTCATTCTCTCGCTTGCGCCGGAAACCAACGGCGAAGTGGCGGTCAAGGCATGGGAAGCGCTGTCGAAGTTCACAGGCCGCGACCACACCCATCTGGCTCTTCCCAAGGAAGACGAGAAGATCCGCTATCGCGATATCGTCGCGCAGCCGCGCAAGATCATCTCCTCGCCGACATGGTCGGGGCTCGAATCCGAGCATGTCTGCTATAATGCGGGCTATACCAATGTGCATGAGCTGATCCCGTGGCGCACGCTGACCGGCCGTCAGCAGCTCTATCAGGATCACCTGTGGATGCGCGCCTTCGGCGAGGGCTTCTGCGTCTATCGTCCGCCCATCGACACCAAGACGGTCAATCCGGCAATCCGCGAAAAGGCGGACGGCCAGCCGCATCTGGTGCTGAACTTCATCACGCCGCACCAGAAATGGGGCATCCACTCCACCTATACGGACAATCTCCTGATGCTGACGCTCAATCGCGGCGGGCCGGTTGTCTGGATTTCGGAGCCGGATGCGGCAAAGGCCGGCATCGTCGATAATGACTGGGTGGAAGTCTACAACGCCAACGGCGCCATCGTGGCCCGTGCGGTCGTCTCCCAGCGCATGAAGGATGGAACCATCTTCATGTATCACGCGCAGGAGAAGATCGTGAATACGCCCGGCTCGCCGCTCACCGGCCAGCGCGGCGGCATTCACAACTCCGTCACCCGCATCATCACCAAGCCGACGCATATGATCGGCGGCTACGCCCACCAATCCTATGGCTTCAACTATTACGGCACCGTCGGCGCCAACCGCGACGAGTTCGTGGTCGTGCGCAAGCTCGACCATGTGGACTGGATGGAAGGGCCGCTTGAAGAAGGCAACCGCAACTCCGCCGTGAAGGAGGCAGCAGAATGA
- a CDS encoding cyclic nucleotide-binding domain-containing protein codes for MRREEIDALRNLPLFADMADATFERLVRPSFVQSFPPRTTLIREDEPADFLFVILDGLVLMSAKSDDGETALEILRAEDIFILAAVLNDDVCLQTAQTLTPTRVLMVPSSLVRDLMSEDVGFMRAIVFETARAYRRLVKELKAQKLRSSVQRLANWIVKESLLNDGADVVMIPYEKRTLAAYLGMTPENLSRNFATLGSHGVTVQASAIKITNKNKLLQFAAPSHLIDRQEPARAFDRI; via the coding sequence ATGCGGAGAGAAGAAATCGACGCGCTGAGAAATCTGCCGCTTTTCGCGGACATGGCCGACGCCACGTTCGAGCGGCTGGTGCGCCCGAGTTTCGTGCAGTCGTTTCCGCCCCGCACGACCCTGATCAGGGAGGACGAGCCTGCGGATTTCCTGTTCGTGATCCTGGACGGGCTTGTGCTGATGTCGGCGAAATCGGACGATGGCGAGACCGCGCTGGAGATACTGCGCGCCGAAGACATCTTCATCCTCGCAGCCGTGCTGAACGATGATGTGTGCCTGCAAACCGCGCAGACGCTGACCCCCACCCGCGTGCTGATGGTGCCTTCCAGCCTGGTGCGCGACCTGATGAGCGAGGATGTCGGCTTCATGCGCGCCATCGTTTTTGAAACCGCGCGCGCCTATCGCCGTCTGGTGAAGGAACTGAAGGCGCAGAAGCTGCGCAGCAGCGTACAGCGCCTCGCCAACTGGATCGTCAAGGAATCGCTTTTGAACGACGGCGCCGACGTGGTGATGATTCCTTACGAAAAACGCACGCTCGCCGCCTATCTCGGCATGACGCCGGAGAACCTGTCACGCAATTTCGCGACACTCGGTTCGCATGGCGTCACGGTGCAGGCCTCGGCGATCAAGATCACCAACAAGAACAAGCTGCTGCAATTTGCGGCCCCCTCCCACCTGATCGACAGGCAGGAACCGGCGCGCGCATTCGACAGAATTTGA
- a CDS encoding phosphatidate cytidylyltransferase, whose protein sequence is MSETTRLFLGLMGVLITASAVAGVLSWRAPKPLSSTLVNLNARIKAWWIMVGAMCVAFLFGKGGVIVLFAMISFAALREYATLTQTRRADHRVLLGMFLLVIPVQYYLIWIDWYGLYSIFIPVYCFLAMPVLTALSGDTSRFLERISEQQWGIMLSVYCISHVPALMTLDIPGFDGKKLLLIAFLVATVQGSDVLQYIFGKLFGKHRIAPSISPSKTWEGFVGGVAAASLLGAGLAWLTPFSPLQAGALAAASCIMGFFGGLVASAIKRDRGVKDWGHMIEGHGGMLDRADSLVFSAPVFFHTVRYFWT, encoded by the coding sequence ATGAGCGAAACAACCCGATTATTCCTTGGCCTCATGGGCGTTCTGATAACGGCAAGCGCCGTGGCCGGTGTTCTTTCATGGCGCGCGCCGAAGCCGCTTTCATCCACGCTGGTCAATCTCAATGCCCGCATCAAGGCATGGTGGATCATGGTTGGCGCCATGTGCGTCGCTTTCCTGTTCGGGAAGGGTGGCGTGATCGTGCTGTTCGCGATGATCTCGTTCGCGGCCCTCCGCGAATATGCGACGCTGACCCAGACAAGGCGCGCCGACCACCGCGTGCTGCTCGGCATGTTCCTGCTGGTCATTCCAGTGCAATATTACCTGATCTGGATCGACTGGTACGGGCTCTATTCCATCTTCATCCCGGTCTATTGCTTCCTCGCAATGCCGGTGCTGACGGCGCTTTCCGGCGACACGTCGCGCTTTCTGGAACGCATCAGCGAGCAGCAATGGGGCATCATGCTGTCGGTCTATTGCATCAGCCATGTACCGGCCTTGATGACGCTGGATATTCCCGGGTTCGACGGCAAGAAACTGCTGCTGATCGCGTTTCTGGTGGCCACCGTGCAGGGCAGCGATGTGCTGCAATATATTTTCGGCAAGCTGTTCGGCAAACATCGCATCGCGCCCAGCATATCGCCGTCAAAGACCTGGGAAGGCTTTGTCGGCGGGGTTGCGGCGGCATCGCTTCTGGGTGCGGGGCTTGCCTGGCTGACGCCGTTTTCGCCGCTCCAGGCGGGCGCGCTTGCGGCCGCATCCTGCATCATGGGCTTCTTCGGCGGGCTTGTCGCCTCCGCCATCAAGCGCGATCGCGGCGTGAAGGACTGGGGCCACATGATCGAAGGGCATGGCGGCATGCTCGACCGGGCCGACAGCCTCGTCTTTTCAGCCCCGGTCTTCTTCCACACCGTGCGCTATTTCTGGACCTGA
- a CDS encoding nitrate/nitrite transporter translates to MQHVAGENPRAQTTALAMSTTAFTVCFAVWTIFAIIGIEIRSELGLSETQFGLLVGTPILTGSLIRVILGIWADRYGGRAIFTLTMLVSAVATWLLTYATTYPQMLVAALGVGVAGGSFSVGVAYVSRWYPPEKQGVALGIFGAGNVGSAVTKFFAPMVMVAFGWHAVAEVWAAAMVVMALIFYFTTSDDPVLVERRLKGIKPTSTLMELEPLKNVQVWRFSLYYFFVFGAFVALALWLPQYLIHVYGVDIRLAGIIAAFFSVPASLFRAYGGHLSDVYGARRVMYWTFAVSLVATFVLSYPPTDYVIQSDNGPLAFHAEMGVIGFTITVFILGFFMALGKAAVFKHIPVYYPGNVGSVGGLVGMIGGLGGFILPILFGVLLDQTGLWTSCFMLLFVIVAVSFTWMHVSIRQMERASQGAATEELPAFAELQGLKKAEIKPAKGDSVLTDWRPDDPAFWEQKGRKIARRNLWLSIPALLLSFAIWQVWSVVVAKLPLVGYQFTTDQLFWLAALPGISGATFRIFYSFMVPIFGGRLWTTLTTWSLVIPAIGIGYAVQNPNTPYFIFLLLALCCGFGGGNFASSMSNISFFFPKHEKGNAAALNAGLGNLGVSVVQFVVPLVITAGIFGKLGGDPAMVATEAGSAPLWLQNAGFFFVPFIIITAFANWFGMNDIASAKASFADQAVIFRRRHNWIMCWLYTGTFGSFIGYSAGFPLLTNILFPEVNALQFAFLGPLVGALSRSGSGWLADKYGGGRVTIWAFVLMMIGVAGVLYFVGIKDQPNAFWGFFASFILLFFATGIGNASTFQMIPAIMSKEMDRLMPKATAEERRHEADKESAAITGFTSAIAAFGAFFIPKGYGTSISMTGGPEAALWAFLIFYVTCLVITWGVYTRKGGLLYDVEHRSKPAAAAA, encoded by the coding sequence ATGCAACATGTCGCAGGGGAAAATCCCAGGGCGCAGACAACGGCGCTAGCGATGAGTACGACCGCTTTTACAGTCTGTTTCGCGGTCTGGACCATCTTCGCAATCATCGGCATTGAAATCCGGTCCGAGCTTGGACTGAGCGAAACGCAGTTCGGCCTGCTGGTCGGCACGCCCATCCTGACCGGATCGCTGATCCGCGTCATCCTCGGCATCTGGGCGGACCGCTATGGCGGCCGCGCCATCTTCACGCTCACAATGCTGGTCTCGGCGGTCGCCACCTGGCTTCTGACCTACGCCACCACCTATCCGCAGATGCTGGTTGCAGCGCTTGGCGTCGGCGTGGCGGGCGGGTCGTTCTCGGTCGGCGTCGCCTATGTGTCGCGCTGGTATCCGCCGGAAAAGCAGGGCGTCGCGCTGGGCATTTTCGGCGCGGGCAATGTGGGCTCGGCGGTGACGAAGTTCTTCGCGCCGATGGTCATGGTTGCGTTTGGCTGGCACGCGGTCGCGGAAGTCTGGGCGGCGGCGATGGTCGTCATGGCGCTCATCTTCTATTTCACCACGAGCGACGATCCGGTTCTGGTCGAGCGCCGTCTCAAGGGCATAAAGCCCACCAGCACGCTGATGGAGCTGGAACCGCTGAAGAATGTGCAGGTCTGGCGTTTCTCGCTCTACTATTTCTTCGTCTTCGGCGCCTTCGTGGCACTCGCGCTGTGGCTGCCGCAATATCTGATCCATGTCTATGGCGTCGATATTCGCCTGGCAGGCATCATCGCGGCGTTCTTCTCCGTCCCGGCCAGCCTGTTCCGCGCCTATGGCGGGCATCTTTCGGATGTCTATGGCGCGCGCCGGGTCATGTACTGGACCTTCGCCGTCTCGCTGGTCGCAACCTTCGTGCTGTCCTATCCGCCGACGGATTACGTCATCCAGAGCGATAACGGCCCGTTGGCCTTCCATGCCGAAATGGGCGTGATCGGCTTCACCATCACCGTCTTCATCCTCGGCTTCTTCATGGCGCTCGGCAAGGCTGCGGTCTTCAAGCACATTCCGGTCTATTATCCGGGCAATGTCGGCTCTGTCGGCGGCCTCGTGGGCATGATCGGCGGCCTTGGCGGCTTCATCCTGCCGATCCTGTTCGGCGTGCTCCTCGATCAGACCGGCCTCTGGACAAGCTGCTTCATGCTGCTTTTCGTCATCGTCGCCGTGTCGTTCACATGGATGCATGTCTCGATCCGCCAGATGGAACGCGCCTCGCAAGGCGCGGCCACGGAAGAACTTCCGGCCTTCGCCGAATTGCAGGGCCTGAAGAAGGCCGAAATCAAGCCGGCAAAAGGCGATTCCGTCCTCACCGACTGGCGTCCGGACGATCCTGCCTTCTGGGAGCAGAAGGGAAGGAAGATCGCCAGGCGCAACCTGTGGCTTTCGATCCCCGCGCTTCTGCTGTCCTTCGCCATCTGGCAGGTCTGGTCCGTGGTGGTGGCGAAGCTGCCGCTGGTGGGCTACCAGTTCACGACCGACCAGCTCTTCTGGCTGGCAGCGCTCCCCGGCATTTCGGGCGCGACCTTCCGCATTTTCTATTCCTTCATGGTGCCGATCTTCGGCGGTCGCCTGTGGACCACACTGACCACCTGGTCGCTGGTCATTCCGGCCATCGGCATCGGCTATGCGGTGCAGAACCCGAACACGCCTTATTTCATCTTCCTTCTGCTGGCGCTCTGCTGCGGCTTTGGTGGCGGCAACTTTGCCTCCTCCATGTCCAACATCTCGTTCTTCTTCCCCAAGCACGAGAAGGGCAATGCGGCAGCGCTCAATGCGGGCCTCGGCAATCTCGGCGTCAGCGTCGTGCAGTTCGTGGTGCCGCTGGTCATCACCGCCGGTATCTTCGGCAAGCTCGGCGGCGATCCGGCAATGGTCGCGACCGAAGCGGGCAGCGCACCGCTGTGGCTGCAGAATGCCGGGTTCTTCTTCGTGCCGTTCATCATCATCACGGCCTTCGCCAACTGGTTCGGCATGAACGACATCGCATCGGCCAAGGCTTCGTTTGCCGATCAGGCCGTCATCTTCCGCCGCAGGCACAACTGGATCATGTGCTGGCTCTATACGGGAACCTTCGGCTCGTTCATCGGCTATTCGGCAGGCTTCCCGCTTTTGACCAACATCCTCTTCCCGGAAGTCAATGCGCTTCAGTTCGCCTTTCTCGGGCCTCTCGTCGGCGCGCTGTCGCGGTCGGGTTCGGGCTGGCTTGCCGATAAATACGGCGGTGGGCGCGTCACCATCTGGGCATTCGTGCTGATGATGATCGGCGTGGCGGGCGTGCTCTACTTCGTCGGCATCAAGGATCAGCCGAACGCGTTCTGGGGCTTCTTCGCTTCCTTCATCCTGCTGTTCTTCGCAACCGGCATCGGCAACGCCTCCACCTTCCAGATGATCCCGGCGATCATGTCGAAGGAAATGGACAGGCTCATGCCCAAGGCCACCGCGGAAGAACGCCGCCACGAAGCGGACAAGGAATCCGCGGCCATCACCGGCTTCACCTCGGCCATCGCTGCCTTCGGCGCCTTCTTCATTCCGAAGGGCTACGGCACCTCGATCAGCATGACCGGCGGGCCGGAAGCCGCACTCTGGGCCTTCCTGATCTTCTACGTGACATGCCTCGTCATCACCTGGGGCGTCTACACCCGAAAAGGCGGGCTGCTCTACGACGTGGAGCACCGCAGCAAGCCAGCCGCTGCTGCCGCCTAA